The proteins below come from a single Corynebacterium cystitidis genomic window:
- a CDS encoding addiction module antidote protein — translation MELNVSTWDVSEYLETEGDIVASPNAALEDGDPALVEAALGDVAKSRGMTALAREVGVDDNPQ, via the coding sequence ATGGAACTCAACGTCAGCACCTGGGATGTCAGCGAATACCTTGAAACCGAAGGAGACATTGTCGCCTCCCCGAACGCGGCTCTCGAAGACGGGGATCCAGCTCTAGTGGAAGCTGCCCTTGGCGATGTAGCTAAATCGCGTGGTATGACTGCGCTCGCTCGAGAAGTTGGCGTGGACGATAATCCGCAGTGA
- a CDS encoding galactan 5-O-arabinofuranosyltransferase → MTVSPTEHNQDQAHPPEGGSASYAVPPSRGTTSPMATTGYAPDAVSSARTIVSVLVYGALGGVLVLAGWLVLRATSLPAFSTSNVTRAISSAATMIVLLVVVLVVLGWLRDINRAEAAAKATGAGTTGGTTAGATAGVAVQARPKWKELLGETICYLAPAGLVLTSLGIPLSATKLYLDGIQVDQGFRTQFLTRMTETAANQDMNYIDMPTYYPIGWFWLGGRLATILNLAGWEVYQPWALVSMAAAVAAVGPVWRKILGSLPVATAVALVTTAIVLVMAPDEPYAAVVAIFVPAMVILLRRALMGSWPATLALMLYLGVSACFYTLYTGVVALSVVILSALVAVLFLRSWIPLRQTLVIGVGAIAIALLAWAPYLVEVLSGAPTNGATAPHFLPEEGTSFPVPFLSFSVVGLLCLFGLVYLIVRFVEPDVRMLALGLMVFYLWVLASKVATLAGTTLLGFRVETLIVLTLATAGVLALADIRLVGIEYLYPARFSLETNRRITTAFVVVVALGGLHYVQQIPAENESFIDQAYQDTDGNGERADRYAPDAGRYYSDVDEKIQAAGHVPGETVIYTDEVNFMAYYPYHGFNAFTSHYANPLGEFDARNEALRHWADASYKHADDPAAFIKELENTPWQAPEAFVFRGSTENSKSSGGSLEPWKTHIAEDIFPNQPNVRYEGLFFNPAVFDSPEWDTSQVGPFVVAVRTQ, encoded by the coding sequence ATGACCGTTTCTCCCACCGAGCACAATCAAGACCAAGCTCACCCCCCTGAGGGCGGATCCGCCTCCTATGCGGTACCCCCCTCACGCGGGACTACCTCACCGATGGCAACCACCGGGTACGCCCCGGATGCCGTCTCCAGCGCTCGGACTATCGTGTCCGTGCTGGTGTACGGAGCCCTCGGTGGGGTGTTGGTATTGGCTGGCTGGCTTGTGTTACGCGCAACCTCCTTGCCCGCGTTTTCTACCTCGAATGTCACCCGGGCGATCAGCTCGGCGGCCACCATGATTGTGCTACTGGTAGTCGTGCTCGTGGTGTTGGGGTGGTTGCGTGATATCAACAGGGCGGAGGCCGCCGCTAAAGCCACCGGCGCTGGAACTACCGGCGGAACTACCGCCGGGGCTACCGCTGGGGTTGCTGTGCAAGCGCGACCGAAGTGGAAGGAACTGCTCGGCGAGACCATCTGCTACCTCGCCCCTGCAGGATTAGTCCTCACTAGCCTGGGTATCCCACTGTCGGCTACGAAGCTGTACCTCGACGGCATCCAGGTGGACCAAGGATTCCGCACCCAGTTTTTAACCAGGATGACGGAAACGGCCGCCAACCAGGACATGAACTACATCGACATGCCCACCTACTACCCCATTGGGTGGTTCTGGTTGGGTGGCCGGTTGGCCACCATCTTGAACCTGGCGGGTTGGGAGGTGTACCAACCGTGGGCGCTGGTGTCGATGGCTGCAGCGGTGGCCGCTGTTGGCCCCGTCTGGCGAAAAATCCTCGGCTCGTTGCCTGTGGCCACAGCCGTTGCTTTAGTGACCACCGCGATTGTCCTCGTCATGGCTCCGGACGAGCCCTACGCCGCCGTCGTCGCCATCTTTGTACCAGCCATGGTGATCCTCCTGCGCCGGGCACTAATGGGGTCATGGCCGGCCACGCTCGCGCTCATGCTGTACCTCGGTGTCTCCGCGTGCTTCTACACCCTCTACACAGGTGTGGTGGCACTCTCGGTGGTCATTCTCAGTGCATTGGTGGCGGTGCTTTTCTTGCGTTCGTGGATCCCACTGCGCCAGACGTTGGTGATTGGCGTCGGTGCCATCGCCATCGCCCTGCTCGCATGGGCCCCATACCTCGTGGAAGTGCTCTCGGGTGCACCCACGAATGGGGCCACCGCCCCTCACTTTTTGCCTGAAGAAGGCACCAGCTTCCCGGTTCCATTCCTCTCCTTCAGCGTGGTAGGCCTGCTATGTTTGTTCGGTCTGGTGTACCTGATTGTGCGGTTTGTCGAGCCTGACGTGCGCATGCTTGCATTAGGGCTCATGGTGTTCTACCTGTGGGTTCTCGCCTCTAAGGTGGCAACGCTTGCTGGTACCACGCTGCTGGGGTTCCGCGTCGAAACGCTCATTGTGCTCACGCTGGCTACTGCTGGTGTGCTTGCGCTAGCCGATATCCGCCTGGTGGGTATCGAGTACCTCTACCCAGCACGCTTCAGCCTTGAAACGAATCGACGCATCACCACCGCTTTTGTTGTCGTCGTGGCGCTCGGCGGGCTGCACTACGTCCAGCAGATCCCCGCGGAAAATGAATCCTTCATCGACCAGGCTTACCAAGACACCGACGGCAACGGTGAACGTGCCGACCGCTACGCCCCTGACGCCGGGCGTTACTACAGCGACGTCGACGAGAAAATTCAGGCTGCGGGGCATGTGCCGGGCGAAACCGTCATCTACACCGACGAAGTCAACTTCATGGCCTACTACCCGTACCACGGATTTAACGCTTTTACCAGCCACTATGCTAACCCCCTCGGCGAGTTTGATGCACGCAATGAGGCACTACGCCATTGGGCAGACGCGTCCTATAAGCATGCCGATGACCCAGCCGCATTCATTAAGGAGCTGGAGAACACACCATGGCAGGCCCCAGAAGCATTTGTCTTCCGCGGATCAACGGAGAACAGTAAGTCGAGCGGGGGCTCACTGGAGCCGTGGAAGACACACATCGCCGAAGATATCTTCCCCAACCAGCCGAATGTACGCTATGAGGGATTGTTCTTTAACCCGGCGGTCTTCGATAGCCCAGAGTGGGACACCAGCCAGGTCGGCCCCTTCGTCGTGGCCGTCCGCACGCAGTAA
- a CDS encoding NAD(P)/FAD-dependent oxidoreductase, whose protein sequence is MKALIIGAGMTGLATAWHLQEYGYEVEVLDKIGVAAGASWGNAGWLAPGKTIPLANSSLWGYGPTALLDKNAALSVPFRVDPQLWAFVAQFMAHANDRAWDRTMAALTPADLGALAAFDELIDGGVDAVTHEGPFIVGFEEAGQAAGFLTEVEGAVRHGQEIPFRKITYDEALEYAPMLAPRVKEIYAMEGQRYIEPMVFCEALADSIIQRGGTITTGVEVVDVQSTRQPALKLSTGEWLNADAVVIATGAWMPQLARQLGVRTVVQAGRGYSFTVATEQPSTHSVYLPHTRVACTPAPTREGRFQIAGTMEFRGPDEPFQPGRVRSMIEVTKPLFQGVNWDDIQDQWVGSRPVTPDGLPLVGATQAPNVYTCGGHGMWGVVLGPISGKLLARQIATGEADPMLEAFDPLR, encoded by the coding sequence ATGAAAGCCTTGATAATCGGTGCCGGGATGACCGGGCTGGCAACAGCATGGCACCTGCAAGAATACGGCTACGAAGTAGAAGTACTCGACAAAATTGGCGTGGCCGCTGGGGCATCCTGGGGTAATGCTGGCTGGCTTGCACCCGGCAAAACAATCCCTTTGGCAAATTCTTCACTGTGGGGCTACGGCCCTACGGCACTGTTGGACAAAAACGCTGCACTCAGTGTTCCTTTCCGCGTCGACCCGCAGCTGTGGGCTTTCGTCGCCCAGTTTATGGCGCACGCCAATGACCGAGCATGGGACCGGACTATGGCCGCACTCACCCCGGCGGACCTGGGTGCCCTTGCTGCTTTTGATGAGCTTATCGACGGCGGCGTGGACGCTGTCACCCACGAAGGCCCTTTCATTGTGGGGTTTGAAGAGGCCGGCCAGGCAGCAGGGTTCCTCACAGAGGTTGAGGGGGCTGTCCGCCACGGGCAGGAAATCCCTTTCCGTAAGATTACTTACGACGAAGCACTTGAATACGCCCCCATGCTGGCACCACGGGTCAAAGAAATCTACGCCATGGAGGGTCAGCGCTATATCGAGCCGATGGTGTTCTGCGAAGCCTTAGCGGACAGCATCATTCAGCGTGGCGGCACTATAACCACTGGTGTTGAGGTTGTTGATGTGCAGTCCACCCGTCAACCGGCACTCAAGTTAAGCACCGGCGAGTGGCTCAACGCTGATGCCGTGGTGATTGCAACTGGGGCGTGGATGCCGCAGCTTGCCCGCCAGCTGGGTGTGCGCACTGTAGTGCAGGCGGGACGTGGCTACTCGTTCACGGTGGCAACCGAGCAGCCGTCGACGCATTCTGTCTACCTGCCACACACCCGGGTGGCCTGCACCCCAGCACCGACACGTGAGGGGCGGTTCCAGATCGCGGGCACCATGGAGTTCCGGGGGCCTGACGAACCCTTCCAACCGGGCCGGGTGCGCTCCATGATCGAAGTGACTAAACCGCTGTTTCAAGGGGTCAACTGGGATGATATTCAAGATCAGTGGGTAGGTTCACGCCCTGTCACCCCAGACGGGTTGCCGCTGGTCGGTGCCACCCAAGCGCCGAACGTTTATACCTGTGGAGGCCACGGCATGTGGGGCGTTGTGTTGGGGCCGATCTCCGGCAAGCTCTTAGCCCGCCAGATCGCCACTGGTGAAGCAGACCCCATGTTGGAGGCGTTTGATCCCCTGCGCTAG
- a CDS encoding Abi family protein produces the protein MNMSNRPLKPAKSIGQHVYRLRRRGMTVRNVEAEQWFSNVSYYRLSAYWYPARKIAADGSTRADEFVPDTNFSDVTRLYEADRKLRTLIHDGMERIEIAMRTQITETLCAKQPNEPDFYLSSGGFRTRFDHVGWLSTIYGRLNRGKKNEAVKHYAAEYGGRYPLWVLAEVMDFSDMSRLFAGLGNNDQRKIAENLDLHINFNTLSNNQRDRLSKGHPLASWLEQLTVVRNICAHHGRLWNKSFAPASAEILKHNGNLHLIPGPQNERIFGSMVFMSHLLRKISPGTTWPEKVIHLLTDSFLPNPLVRANSLGIPQGWDQQTI, from the coding sequence ATGAACATGTCCAACCGCCCTCTAAAACCCGCTAAATCGATCGGTCAACATGTGTATCGTTTACGGCGACGCGGCATGACCGTCAGAAACGTCGAAGCAGAACAGTGGTTCTCAAACGTGAGCTACTACCGTTTATCGGCTTACTGGTATCCAGCACGCAAAATAGCTGCAGACGGATCGACCCGCGCTGATGAGTTTGTTCCAGACACCAATTTCTCAGATGTTACTCGGCTCTACGAAGCAGACCGGAAACTCCGGACCCTCATCCATGATGGAATGGAGCGCATCGAAATAGCGATGCGGACCCAGATTACTGAAACTCTGTGCGCCAAACAGCCAAATGAACCAGACTTTTATCTTTCTTCTGGTGGCTTCCGAACGAGATTTGATCATGTCGGATGGCTCTCCACCATCTATGGGCGGCTCAACCGTGGAAAGAAGAATGAGGCGGTCAAGCATTACGCAGCTGAGTATGGGGGACGGTACCCGTTATGGGTTTTAGCGGAGGTCATGGACTTCTCAGACATGTCTAGGCTTTTTGCTGGGCTTGGAAATAATGACCAGCGAAAAATTGCAGAAAACCTCGACCTCCACATCAACTTCAATACCCTCTCAAATAATCAAAGGGATAGGTTGAGCAAAGGTCATCCGCTAGCGAGCTGGTTGGAACAGTTGACAGTTGTGAGAAATATCTGCGCCCACCACGGGCGCTTGTGGAACAAATCTTTCGCTCCAGCGTCCGCCGAAATCCTGAAGCACAATGGAAATCTCCACCTGATTCCAGGCCCACAAAATGAACGGATCTTTGGCTCTATGGTCTTCATGTCGCATCTTCTGCGAAAAATCTCCCCCGGCACAACGTGGCCAGAGAAAGTAATTCACCTTTTAACCGATTCTTTTCTGCCGAACCCTCTTGTACGAGCTAACAGCCTCGGGATCCCTCAAGGGTGGGATCAACAAACTATTTGA
- a CDS encoding PrsW family intramembrane metalloprotease: protein MSTLFRNTLIILVAISIPVVLLLTVSMLLVDPLSGLLTNLLGMLLVTVVLLILRSTPIWVRSPAVRGRASTSAWWVLCSLMWGAGVSLLMVIPSAGAAVGFALSLRWPEAMASFGGAWPEEPAKALGVLFILMSFRQFTRPWHGFLVGMVVGLGFEATENALYGSAGGTLHASSDVLGMLETWALRLVAGPLLHVGFTGMVGWGIGLALYVVGRSLAWRIQVVAVYFLASLTLHFAWNYAHESETAYVVKFALVGLILYGLWIYVWVRAVRAARADDTYVHTFGALTSVKQLPQGSHFPQGPHRR, encoded by the coding sequence ATGTCGACTTTGTTCCGTAATACTTTGATCATCCTGGTGGCAATTTCTATACCGGTAGTGCTTCTTTTGACAGTCTCAATGCTGCTCGTCGACCCCTTGTCAGGGTTGCTCACTAACCTTTTGGGGATGCTGCTGGTAACGGTGGTGCTGCTCATTCTGCGCAGCACCCCCATTTGGGTGCGGTCGCCGGCGGTGCGGGGGCGGGCGTCGACAAGCGCCTGGTGGGTTCTGTGCTCCTTGATGTGGGGCGCGGGTGTGTCACTTTTGATGGTGATTCCCTCAGCCGGGGCGGCGGTAGGCTTCGCGCTGTCGCTGCGCTGGCCAGAAGCGATGGCATCGTTTGGTGGGGCGTGGCCGGAGGAGCCAGCGAAGGCTTTAGGCGTGTTGTTCATTCTCATGTCATTTCGCCAGTTCACACGCCCGTGGCACGGCTTCTTGGTGGGCATGGTGGTTGGCTTGGGCTTTGAGGCGACGGAGAACGCCCTTTACGGCTCTGCGGGTGGGACGCTGCATGCCTCCTCTGACGTGCTGGGTATGCTGGAGACGTGGGCTCTGCGCCTGGTCGCAGGCCCGCTGCTGCACGTTGGTTTTACCGGCATGGTCGGGTGGGGGATTGGGCTGGCGCTGTACGTGGTGGGCAGGTCGCTGGCGTGGCGCATTCAGGTGGTCGCCGTGTATTTTCTCGCGTCGCTGACGTTGCATTTTGCGTGGAATTATGCCCACGAATCCGAGACAGCATACGTGGTCAAGTTTGCTCTGGTAGGCCTCATCTTATACGGGTTGTGGATTTACGTCTGGGTGCGTGCGGTGCGCGCCGCGCGTGCCGACGATACCTACGTGCATACTTTTGGGGCGTTGACATCGGTGAAGCAGCTTCCGCAGGGCTCACACTTTCCGCAGGGCCCGCACCGCAGGTAA
- a CDS encoding arabinosyltransferase domain-containing protein, whose amino-acid sequence MNDVQTVEIGDTGSTATAAGSTYQSASSGLKKTAIVTGLLAFLLFVLTPFLPVNQTQSSLSWPQDGTLESVNAPLISMAPENLEITVPVAAFDAVRDGQSTVVGTLPDGSEEAYDRGLFVTATEGGGASVSSLNKVVFELSPEEFGALNNDAVVEISASEEGVTVSVPGTSHKENTDEDLRPQVTGIYTEIDGDAQALIDAGLSADVEINSRFTSTPTTLKFLAMAGGILLTIVALVCLWRMDQADGRRFPLFNSTWRTVKPLDGIVVFVLGFWHIFGANTSDDGFILTMARVANDSGYMANYYRWYGVPESPFGSPFYDLLSLLATVSTASVWMRLPTLIAGILIWLLLSREILPRLGDIVAKRRMAYWTAAFMFLAFWLPYNNGVRPEPMVALGVIVTWALFERSIATGRLFPAALGTMAAAWTLTVGPTGLMAVGVFLISLPHLFRIMRARLMYAPWITYIAPFLAAGTTVLVPVFADQTLATVLESTRVRSEVGPALEWYSEWVRYSTLFQQSVDGSLTRRFAMFTMLFCLILVVWSFSRFGAVPGAAKGPTLRMLLIVALSMFFLMFTPTKWTHHFGIYASIAGAVAALGAVVLSHIAIKSVRARTLSIAAVLFLLAITLAGWNAWWYVSSFNIPWWDRPVQFKGIEAANVMLIIALIVLGIGLWQSFKHSYQRGKALEAGTVEQFDAAQRTAGGKFSGIMSAPIAVASIGIVVFSMLSFTKSFIDQAPAYSVGMGNVRTFAGEKCALAVDAMLETNTNDAFLTPVDGVPLGRSLESGKIRGFHPRGVPEFIEPKNMNSASVGAIGDSSQTTSGNANTGSRTTTGTTSDRGSDSAVPETTNNTESTTQEAISEQSTSTGKTQGNRGEEETGINGSTVNLPFNLDYTRIPVVGSWEEEPRGTAELESSWYELPAASDTAPLLVISVAGKIEHKDINGISEEGEELVVEYGSRNDDGTYEVLGEIEMLDSGPTPSWRNLRYPLKDVPEEAEVVRIVASDTSLASEDWIAVTPPRVPELKSMNEIIDSDTPGLIDWSTALQFPCQRTFNHYAGVTEIPEFRISPDAPGKAELSGFMDFLGGGSLGTAEAVNYSYEVPGYLRNDWQRDWGSVAKYELRTNSIGEEPKLATIDHEEIIRHGLWHPSDMKIRDLE is encoded by the coding sequence TTGAATGACGTACAGACAGTAGAAATAGGAGATACCGGAAGCACCGCCACTGCAGCCGGTTCAACATACCAGTCAGCCTCGAGCGGTCTGAAAAAAACCGCGATCGTGACTGGCCTGCTGGCCTTTCTCCTTTTCGTGCTCACTCCGTTTCTTCCGGTTAACCAAACGCAGTCGTCGTTAAGCTGGCCCCAGGACGGCACGCTCGAATCCGTCAACGCGCCGTTGATCTCCATGGCGCCGGAAAACCTCGAGATCACAGTGCCCGTGGCCGCCTTCGATGCAGTGCGCGACGGCCAATCGACAGTTGTTGGCACGCTGCCGGATGGTTCCGAGGAAGCGTATGACCGCGGGCTGTTCGTCACCGCCACCGAGGGTGGTGGCGCGTCGGTCAGCTCCCTGAACAAGGTCGTCTTCGAGCTCAGCCCGGAGGAATTCGGCGCGCTTAACAACGACGCCGTTGTGGAAATTTCCGCCTCCGAAGAGGGGGTGACTGTGTCTGTGCCAGGCACCAGCCACAAGGAGAACACTGATGAGGATCTGCGCCCACAGGTCACTGGTATTTACACCGAAATCGACGGCGATGCTCAAGCCTTGATCGACGCTGGTCTTAGTGCAGACGTGGAGATCAACTCGCGGTTTACCTCCACTCCAACCACGCTAAAGTTCCTGGCGATGGCGGGGGGAATCCTGTTGACCATCGTGGCCCTGGTGTGCCTGTGGCGCATGGATCAGGCTGATGGCCGCCGGTTCCCGCTGTTTAACTCCACGTGGCGCACCGTCAAGCCGCTTGATGGCATCGTTGTGTTTGTGCTGGGTTTCTGGCATATTTTCGGCGCGAACACCTCCGATGATGGCTTCATTTTGACCATGGCGCGCGTGGCCAATGATTCCGGCTATATGGCCAACTACTACCGCTGGTACGGCGTGCCGGAGTCCCCTTTTGGCTCCCCGTTTTATGATCTGCTGTCGTTGCTGGCCACCGTGTCCACCGCCTCTGTGTGGATGCGCCTGCCCACCTTGATCGCAGGTATTCTGATCTGGTTGCTGCTTTCTCGGGAGATCCTCCCACGGCTCGGCGATATCGTCGCTAAGCGCCGGATGGCGTACTGGACAGCGGCGTTTATGTTCCTGGCGTTCTGGCTGCCCTATAACAATGGTGTCCGCCCGGAGCCGATGGTGGCCCTTGGTGTGATTGTGACGTGGGCGCTGTTCGAACGCTCAATTGCCACCGGCCGGCTGTTCCCTGCGGCCTTGGGAACCATGGCGGCAGCGTGGACGCTAACGGTTGGACCGACTGGCCTGATGGCCGTGGGCGTTTTCTTGATCTCACTGCCGCACCTGTTCCGCATCATGCGTGCGCGGCTGATGTACGCCCCATGGATCACATATATCGCGCCGTTTTTGGCCGCAGGCACCACGGTGCTCGTCCCAGTGTTTGCAGACCAAACCCTGGCCACTGTGCTGGAATCTACCCGGGTGCGCAGTGAAGTTGGTCCGGCGCTGGAGTGGTACTCGGAATGGGTGCGTTACTCCACCTTGTTCCAGCAATCGGTGGATGGTTCTTTGACCCGTCGCTTCGCTATGTTCACCATGCTGTTCTGCCTCATTTTGGTGGTGTGGTCCTTCTCGCGTTTCGGCGCGGTGCCGGGCGCTGCCAAGGGCCCCACGTTGCGCATGCTGCTGATCGTCGCGCTGTCCATGTTCTTCCTCATGTTCACCCCGACAAAGTGGACCCACCACTTCGGTATTTATGCCTCCATCGCCGGCGCTGTTGCGGCGTTGGGGGCGGTGGTGCTCTCACACATCGCGATTAAGTCGGTGCGCGCCCGCACCCTATCGATAGCCGCCGTGTTATTCCTGTTGGCCATCACCCTTGCTGGCTGGAATGCGTGGTGGTACGTGTCCTCCTTCAACATTCCGTGGTGGGACCGCCCGGTACAGTTCAAGGGCATTGAGGCGGCCAATGTCATGCTGATCATCGCGCTGATCGTGCTGGGCATTGGCTTGTGGCAGTCTTTCAAGCACTCTTATCAGCGTGGTAAAGCCTTGGAGGCTGGAACTGTTGAACAATTCGACGCGGCCCAGCGCACCGCTGGCGGCAAGTTCAGTGGCATCATGTCAGCACCGATCGCGGTCGCCTCGATTGGCATCGTTGTATTCTCCATGTTGTCGTTTACTAAGTCTTTCATCGACCAAGCCCCTGCCTACTCTGTGGGGATGGGTAATGTCCGGACTTTCGCAGGAGAAAAGTGCGCGCTAGCCGTCGATGCGATGCTGGAGACTAACACCAACGATGCATTCCTCACCCCTGTCGACGGAGTGCCTCTGGGCCGCTCCCTTGAATCTGGCAAGATCCGCGGGTTTCACCCCAGGGGAGTGCCAGAATTCATTGAACCGAAGAATATGAATTCCGCTTCGGTGGGTGCCATCGGTGATTCTTCGCAAACGACGTCCGGCAACGCCAATACTGGGTCCCGCACCACGACCGGTACTACCTCTGATAGGGGCTCTGATTCGGCGGTTCCTGAGACCACCAACAATACAGAAAGCACCACCCAGGAGGCGATATCTGAGCAGTCCACTTCTACAGGTAAGACACAAGGCAATCGTGGCGAAGAAGAAACCGGTATCAACGGCTCCACCGTCAACCTGCCGTTCAACCTCGACTACACCCGGATCCCGGTTGTTGGCTCCTGGGAAGAGGAACCACGTGGCACTGCTGAGTTGGAGTCCTCGTGGTATGAACTTCCTGCGGCTTCGGACACCGCTCCTTTGCTGGTCATTTCAGTCGCGGGCAAGATCGAACACAAAGACATCAACGGCATCTCGGAGGAAGGCGAGGAGCTTGTGGTGGAATATGGGTCGCGTAACGACGACGGAACCTATGAGGTTCTCGGCGAAATCGAAATGCTGGATTCTGGCCCCACCCCATCCTGGCGCAACCTGCGCTATCCGTTGAAGGACGTGCCTGAAGAAGCCGAGGTTGTGCGTATCGTGGCTAGCGACACCTCGCTAGCCTCCGAGGACTGGATCGCCGTGACCCCGCCACGTGTTCCGGAACTGAAGTCGATGAATGAGATCATTGACTCTGACACACCGGGGCTGATCGATTGGTCGACAGCTTTGCAGTTCCCCTGCCAGCGCACTTTCAACCACTACGCAGGGGTTACCGAAATCCCTGAGTTCCGCATCTCCCCGGATGCGCCAGGGAAGGCTGAGTTGTCGGGTTTCATGGACTTCCTCGGTGGCGGTTCGCTGGGCACTGCTGAGGCCGTGAACTACTCCTACGAGGTTCCTGGCTACCTGCGCAATGATTGGCAGCGTGACTGGGGGTCTGTGGCGAAGTATGAGCTGCGTACCAACTCCATTGGCGAGGAGCCAAAACTTGCCACTATTGACCATGAGGAGATTATTCGCCACGGGCTCTGGCACCCCTCGGACATGAAGATCCGCGACCTGGAGTAG
- a CDS encoding ATP-binding protein has product MAAAAQASISDVRPEALAIVRRWRGTEPLQYTDEELLRAIGALRSDGKLSEAAALLFTSLGRCGIELTHFSVPAGQVINRVSPRAEQSLVEQIDVIEQALAVMNTKVTVEKGLSHIQLPRVPESAVREALLNGVIHRDWNRSTPTDVRWTEADSMLEVRSPGGFVGHVTSSNILSQREARYPALADLFRAIGLVDKQGVGVDRMYLAIIAVGHNPPHIEEIDGVYVQATLIGGTPSTPVLAVMDALWQTIRAWLGEHDAITTGDVMELTGVARGTAKRVLDTLVDEDQLTPKGQGRASRFELPAR; this is encoded by the coding sequence ATGGCGGCAGCGGCGCAAGCGTCGATAAGCGATGTGCGCCCAGAAGCCTTAGCCATTGTTCGTCGCTGGCGCGGAACTGAACCGTTGCAATACACCGACGAGGAACTGCTTCGCGCAATTGGTGCGCTGCGCAGCGATGGTAAATTGTCGGAGGCGGCAGCGCTGCTATTTACCTCACTGGGTCGTTGTGGGATTGAGCTTACCCATTTTTCTGTTCCCGCAGGTCAAGTAATCAATCGGGTCTCGCCTCGGGCTGAGCAATCGCTCGTCGAACAAATTGACGTGATCGAGCAGGCCCTAGCCGTGATGAACACTAAGGTGACAGTGGAAAAGGGCTTAAGCCATATCCAGCTGCCACGAGTGCCTGAAAGCGCTGTGCGTGAAGCGCTGCTTAACGGTGTGATCCACCGTGATTGGAATCGGTCAACGCCCACGGATGTGCGCTGGACTGAGGCGGACTCCATGCTGGAGGTCCGCAGCCCCGGAGGTTTTGTTGGCCACGTCACTTCGTCCAATATTTTAAGCCAGCGGGAGGCGCGTTACCCTGCGTTGGCAGATCTGTTTCGGGCGATCGGCCTCGTCGATAAGCAAGGTGTGGGCGTGGACCGGATGTATCTCGCGATAATTGCTGTCGGGCACAACCCACCCCATATTGAAGAAATTGATGGCGTGTACGTCCAGGCCACGCTCATCGGCGGCACCCCGAGCACGCCTGTCCTTGCCGTGATGGACGCGTTGTGGCAGACCATTCGGGCCTGGTTGGGTGAACATGACGCGATTACGACAGGCGATGTGATGGAGCTAACTGGGGTGGCGCGCGGCACAGCGAAACGAGTTTTAGACACGCTTGTCGACGAAGACCAACTGACACCGAAAGGCCAAGGGAGAGCGTCGAGGTTTGAGCTGCCCGCTCGCTAA